From a single Crateriforma spongiae genomic region:
- a CDS encoding polysaccharide biosynthesis protein, which translates to MSPDDSNDADPASPKASAATDEPIGSSAIETDSIRRRSWPRRALNRLEIDRATFFAMSARYWKLVAGPVTVLMIARFFSPEVQGYFYMFNTVLGFQTYFEISIPQAIVMNTSHLWSKLQWTTDGGLTGDAGALARLGSLLRTAAAAFAALAVVSGITLAAVGIWMFSHAESSDQIDWFFPWLGLVGFAVLTFALTPFLSVLEGCHQVRPVYRMHLTREIVGNLVVWGTMAAGANLWVPVFVMAVRLLIEIGLLIGSYRRLFGTLWRAPRTDSLDWRLEVMPFQIRLFLKGVFAFLRSDLMHVLVFNLQGPVVGGQMGLTWTILSSIRNACSSWVRTRVPQLGTLIQKRDWNEADRILFRVGRIAVVVMTGLVLAVVAVIVLMNAGAFHIADRFLGPAPTLFLAIGLVAALIKEFQWLYLHAHGRSPYLGFSVVGSLVCGAVIVAAVMSHGATGAAVAFAFLQAIFLLPLSTWAFGHLRRQWHSDDASAAASVTSTVTGD; encoded by the coding sequence ATGTCGCCAGACGATTCCAACGATGCCGATCCCGCTTCGCCAAAGGCATCCGCTGCGACCGACGAACCGATTGGGTCGTCCGCCATCGAAACCGATTCGATCCGGCGACGTTCGTGGCCGCGGCGGGCATTGAATCGATTGGAAATCGACCGGGCAACATTCTTCGCGATGTCCGCCCGGTACTGGAAACTGGTGGCCGGCCCGGTCACGGTGTTGATGATCGCGCGTTTCTTTTCGCCGGAGGTCCAGGGCTACTTCTACATGTTCAACACGGTTCTGGGATTTCAAACCTACTTTGAGATCTCGATCCCACAGGCGATCGTGATGAACACCAGCCACTTGTGGTCCAAACTGCAGTGGACCACGGACGGAGGTTTGACCGGTGACGCCGGCGCGCTGGCACGCTTGGGCAGCCTGTTGCGAACGGCGGCGGCCGCATTCGCCGCGTTGGCGGTGGTATCAGGGATCACCTTGGCCGCGGTCGGAATTTGGATGTTTTCGCACGCCGAGTCGTCCGACCAAATCGACTGGTTTTTCCCTTGGCTGGGGCTGGTCGGGTTTGCGGTCCTGACGTTCGCTTTGACTCCCTTTCTGTCGGTATTGGAAGGGTGTCATCAGGTGCGACCGGTTTACCGGATGCACCTGACGCGAGAAATCGTCGGCAACCTTGTGGTTTGGGGAACCATGGCCGCCGGCGCCAATTTATGGGTCCCGGTGTTTGTGATGGCCGTTCGGCTATTGATCGAAATCGGCTTGTTGATCGGCAGCTACCGCAGGCTGTTTGGAACATTATGGCGCGCGCCGCGAACCGATTCGCTGGATTGGCGTTTGGAAGTCATGCCCTTTCAGATTCGCTTGTTTTTGAAAGGGGTCTTTGCATTCCTGCGGTCCGACCTGATGCACGTCTTGGTTTTCAACCTGCAAGGCCCCGTCGTTGGTGGTCAAATGGGTCTGACGTGGACGATTTTGTCCTCCATCCGCAACGCCTGTTCGTCTTGGGTCCGAACACGTGTGCCCCAACTGGGAACCCTGATCCAAAAACGCGATTGGAACGAAGCCGACCGAATCCTATTCCGCGTCGGCAGGATCGCCGTCGTTGTAATGACCGGGTTGGTTCTGGCGGTCGTCGCGGTGATCGTGCTGATGAACGCCGGTGCCTTTCACATCGCCGACCGATTCTTAGGTCCGGCACCGACCCTCTTCCTGGCGATCGGCCTGGTCGCGGCGTTGATCAAAGAATTCCAGTGGTTGTATCTGCACGCCCACGGTCGGTCGCCGTACTTGGGATTCAGTGTGGTCGGCAGTCTGGTTTGCGGCGCGGTGATCGTCGCGGCGGTGATGTCGCATGGTGCAACCGGCGCCGCGGTCGCTTTTGCTTTCCTTCAAGCGATCTTTCTACTGCCGCTGTCGACATGGGCGTTTGGCCACTTGCGCCGCCAATGGCACAGCGACGATGCATCCGCCGCCGCGAGCGTCACATCGACGGTGACAGGCGATTGA
- the hemQ gene encoding hydrogen peroxide-dependent heme synthase yields the protein MNAPQAQRPAPTPAENSVVPENGWHCGHFFYRFDRDALPDRLSDDLAQRFREAFAPTETAPQRLASYWISGHEVDFGVMVMDPDPAVVDSIHQGLQSGGLGKVIKPAWSFVSISEVSEYVPSVEQYRERLIREGTQPDAPELAAKVAAYERRLPMMNQQRLKPEIPDWPAACFYPMNKSRVPGANWFSEPFSRRNAMMAQHAQSGIAFANRVSQLISVGVGLDDWEWMVTLWARNPQFLKDIVYQMRFDEASAKYAEFGPFYVGYQADADAIMRHCRVAPTTP from the coding sequence ATGAACGCCCCGCAAGCCCAACGACCAGCCCCCACCCCGGCCGAAAATTCTGTTGTGCCTGAAAACGGATGGCACTGCGGCCATTTCTTCTATCGCTTCGATCGCGATGCATTACCCGACCGCTTGTCGGATGATTTGGCCCAGCGGTTTCGTGAAGCGTTCGCGCCCACCGAAACAGCTCCCCAACGCCTGGCGTCCTATTGGATCAGTGGTCACGAAGTCGATTTCGGCGTCATGGTCATGGACCCTGATCCCGCGGTGGTGGATTCGATTCACCAGGGACTACAGTCCGGCGGCCTGGGCAAAGTCATCAAACCGGCGTGGTCCTTTGTTTCAATCAGCGAGGTCAGCGAATATGTCCCAAGCGTCGAACAATACCGCGAACGCCTGATCCGCGAAGGAACACAACCTGATGCACCGGAGCTGGCGGCAAAAGTCGCTGCATATGAACGACGGTTGCCGATGATGAACCAGCAACGCTTGAAACCGGAGATCCCAGATTGGCCGGCGGCGTGCTTTTATCCGATGAACAAGAGCCGTGTCCCTGGGGCGAATTGGTTCAGCGAACCGTTCAGCCGGCGCAATGCCATGATGGCACAGCACGCACAAAGCGGGATCGCCTTTGCCAATCGGGTCAGCCAATTGATCAGCGTCGGCGTCGGGCTGGATGATTGGGAATGGATGGTCACGCTTTGGGCTCGCAACCCACAGTTCTTGAAAGACATCGTCTACCAAATGCGTTTCGACGAAGCGAGCGCTAAGTACGCGGAATTCGGTCCCTTCTACGTCGGCTATCAAGCGGACGCCGACGCCATCATGCGACATTGCCGGGTTGCCCCGACGACACCTTAA